From a region of the Erythrobacter neustonensis genome:
- a CDS encoding universal stress protein, protein MKTILLHIDHDRAMPARLQVALDLARACNGHITCLQAVSYDVFMPGDFYGSAIAAALPVIKENAEKLRAQTEAALEHEGVPFDWRFEYGVAAQRLIAASPLADIALLGPAETGGDGRGPSALVGDVVLRAGLPVLVVPENAKSFDVGAPMLVAWNGSAESARALRAAVPLLACACEVTLACVTEDAAKTGFDLPSTEGAKYLARHGIACEMVELPRGEGDVAATLLAAAGVRGCGLIAMGAYGHTRLAELVLGGVTRRMLSAPEIPVLLAH, encoded by the coding sequence ATGAAAACCATTCTGCTGCACATCGACCACGACCGCGCCATGCCCGCACGCCTGCAGGTCGCGCTTGATCTGGCGCGGGCCTGCAACGGCCACATCACCTGCCTTCAGGCGGTCAGCTACGATGTTTTCATGCCCGGCGATTTCTATGGCTCGGCGATCGCGGCGGCGCTGCCGGTGATCAAGGAGAATGCCGAGAAGCTGCGCGCGCAGACCGAAGCCGCACTCGAACATGAAGGCGTGCCGTTCGACTGGCGGTTCGAATACGGGGTCGCCGCTCAGCGCCTGATCGCTGCCTCGCCGCTGGCAGATATCGCGCTACTCGGCCCGGCCGAGACGGGAGGCGACGGACGCGGGCCTTCGGCGCTGGTGGGCGATGTGGTGCTGCGGGCGGGCCTGCCGGTGCTGGTGGTGCCGGAAAACGCCAAAAGCTTTGATGTGGGCGCGCCGATGCTGGTCGCCTGGAACGGTTCGGCCGAAAGCGCCCGCGCGCTGCGGGCAGCGGTGCCGCTGTTGGCCTGCGCGTGCGAAGTCACGCTCGCCTGCGTTACCGAAGATGCGGCGAAGACGGGGTTCGATCTGCCATCGACCGAAGGCGCGAAATATCTCGCCCGCCACGGCATCGCCTGCGAAATGGTCGAACTTCCGCGGGGCGAGGGGGATGTCGCGGCAACCCTGCTGGCCGCCGCCGGAGTGCGCGGCTGCGGGCTGATCGCGATGGGTGCCTATGGCCACACGCGCCTTGCCGAATTGGTGCTTGGCGGCGTCACGCGCCGGATGCTGAGCGCGCCCGAAATTCCCGTTCTGCTGGCGCATTAG
- a CDS encoding acyl-CoA thioesterase, with translation MSEEPTPAQLAAGLIRLLTVEKRAADVFAGPPQTDGIGRVFGGQVLAQALQAAQASVTDGKRAHSLHAYFLRGGREGAPIEYRIERDFDGRSFANRRVVAAQENEDGIAVPILNLTASFQLPEEGLEHSDSPMPDVPLPDTLRTDMDQRRDLAAAWGDRLSDQQRRMMLRARPIEMRTCDALHWMSREPKEPRAHSWFRICAPITGADDTPELHRAIITYASDYTLLGTSALPHGLSWMRNELVGASLDHALWFHRDARADEWLLYATDAPWSGGGRGFNRGRIFNLAGELVASVAQEGMMRKRVPKS, from the coding sequence ATGAGTGAGGAACCCACCCCTGCGCAGCTTGCCGCCGGTCTGATCCGGTTGCTGACGGTCGAAAAACGCGCCGCCGATGTCTTTGCCGGACCGCCGCAGACCGACGGGATCGGGCGGGTGTTCGGCGGGCAGGTGCTCGCGCAGGCGCTTCAGGCCGCACAAGCCAGCGTGACCGACGGCAAGCGCGCGCATTCGCTCCACGCCTATTTCCTGCGCGGCGGACGCGAGGGCGCGCCGATCGAATACCGCATCGAGCGCGATTTCGACGGGCGCAGCTTTGCCAATCGCCGGGTGGTGGCAGCGCAGGAGAACGAGGACGGGATCGCGGTCCCTATCCTCAACCTCACCGCCAGTTTCCAGCTTCCCGAGGAGGGACTGGAACACAGCGATTCGCCGATGCCCGATGTGCCGCTGCCCGACACCCTGCGCACCGACATGGACCAGCGCCGCGACCTTGCCGCGGCATGGGGCGACAGGCTGTCCGACCAGCAGCGCCGGATGATGCTGCGCGCGCGACCGATCGAGATGCGCACCTGCGACGCGCTGCACTGGATGAGCCGCGAGCCGAAAGAGCCGCGCGCGCACAGCTGGTTCCGGATCTGCGCGCCGATCACCGGTGCAGACGACACGCCCGAACTGCACCGCGCGATCATCACCTATGCCAGTGACTACACGCTGCTCGGCACCAGCGCGCTGCCGCATGGCCTGTCGTGGATGCGCAACGAACTTGTCGGCGCGAGCCTCGACCATGCACTGTGGTTCCACCGCGATGCGCGGGCGGACGAATGGCTGCTTTACGCGACCGATGCGCCGTGGTCGGGCGGCGGGCGCGGGTTCAACCGCGGGCGGATCTTCAACCTCGCCGGAGAACTTGTCGCCAGCGTCGCGCAGGAAGGCATGATGCGCAAACGGGTTCCGAAATCATAA